One region of Streptomyces sp. NBC_00442 genomic DNA includes:
- the purD gene encoding phosphoribosylamine--glycine ligase — protein MKVLVIGGGAREHALCRSLSLDPDVTALHCAPGNAGIAEVAELHPVDQLDGGAVARLAVALGSELVVVGPEAPLVAGVADAVRDAGIPCFGPSKEAARLEGSKAFAKDVMAAANVPTARSYLCTTPEEIDRALDAFGAPYVVKDDGLAAGKGVVVTDDLAAARAHALACERVVIEEFLDGPEVSLFAITDGVTVLPLQPAQDFKRALDGDEGPNTGGMGAYSPLPWADPKLVDEVMQSVLQPTVDELRRRGTPFSGLLYAGLAITSRGVRVIEFNARFGDPETQVVLARLRTPLAGVLFRSANGTLDVQEPLAWRDDAAVTVVIASHNYPEAPRTGDPIEGLAEVAAQDEPTAYVLHAGTRRDGDAVVSAGGRVLSVTATGADLAQARERAYTAVGRIRLDGSQHRTDIARKAAGAQG, from the coding sequence GTGAAGGTCCTTGTCATCGGCGGCGGTGCCCGCGAGCACGCCCTGTGCCGTTCCCTGTCCCTCGACCCCGACGTGACGGCGCTGCACTGCGCCCCCGGCAACGCCGGGATCGCGGAGGTCGCCGAACTCCACCCCGTGGACCAGCTGGACGGGGGCGCGGTCGCCCGCCTCGCCGTCGCGCTCGGCAGCGAGCTCGTCGTGGTCGGGCCCGAGGCGCCGCTCGTCGCCGGCGTCGCCGACGCCGTACGGGACGCGGGCATCCCCTGCTTCGGCCCCTCCAAGGAGGCCGCTCGGCTCGAAGGCTCCAAGGCGTTCGCCAAGGACGTGATGGCGGCGGCCAACGTGCCGACCGCCCGCTCCTACCTCTGCACCACCCCCGAGGAGATCGACCGGGCGCTCGACGCCTTCGGCGCTCCGTACGTGGTGAAGGACGACGGCCTCGCCGCCGGCAAGGGCGTCGTCGTGACCGACGACCTCGCCGCCGCCCGTGCCCACGCGCTGGCCTGCGAACGCGTCGTCATCGAGGAGTTCCTCGACGGCCCCGAGGTCTCGCTCTTCGCGATCACCGACGGCGTCACCGTCCTGCCGCTCCAGCCCGCGCAGGACTTCAAGCGCGCGCTCGACGGCGACGAGGGCCCCAACACCGGTGGCATGGGCGCCTATTCGCCGCTGCCGTGGGCCGACCCGAAGCTGGTCGACGAGGTCATGCAGAGCGTGCTCCAGCCGACCGTCGACGAACTGCGCCGCCGCGGCACCCCGTTCTCCGGCCTGCTGTACGCGGGCCTCGCCATCACCTCGCGCGGGGTGCGGGTCATCGAGTTCAACGCGCGCTTCGGCGACCCCGAGACCCAGGTCGTGCTCGCCCGCCTCCGCACGCCGCTCGCGGGCGTCCTGTTCCGCTCGGCCAACGGCACCCTCGACGTACAGGAGCCGCTGGCCTGGCGCGACGACGCGGCCGTCACCGTGGTCATCGCCTCGCACAACTACCCCGAGGCTCCCCGCACCGGCGACCCGATCGAGGGTCTCGCCGAGGTCGCCGCGCAGGATGAGCCCACCGCGTACGTTCTGCACGCCGGGACCCGCAGGGACGGCGACGCCGTCGTGAGTGCGGGCGGCCGCGTGCTGTCGGTCACCGCGACCGGCGCGGACCTCGCCCAGGCCCGGGAGCGGGCGTACACGGCGGTCGGCCGGATCCGGCTCGACGGCTCGCAGCACCGCACCGACATCGCGCGCAAGGCGGCCGGCGCACAGGGCTGA
- a CDS encoding response regulator transcription factor has translation MRRVRVLLADDEHLIRGALAALLGLEDDLEVVAEAASGPEALAMARAHRPDVAVLDLEMPGADGVTVATQLRAELPSCRTMIVTGHGRPGHLKRALSAGVRGFVPKTVSARRLAEIIRSVHAGNRYVDPELAADAISAGDSPLTVREAEVLAFAADGAPVAEIAERAALSQGTVRNYLSSAAAKLGAENRHTAVRLARERGWV, from the coding sequence ATGAGGCGCGTGCGGGTGCTGCTCGCCGACGACGAGCACCTGATCCGGGGCGCGCTCGCGGCCCTGCTCGGTCTCGAGGACGACCTGGAGGTCGTCGCGGAGGCCGCTTCCGGGCCCGAGGCGCTCGCGATGGCACGGGCCCACCGGCCCGACGTGGCGGTGCTCGATCTGGAGATGCCGGGCGCCGACGGCGTGACGGTGGCCACACAACTGCGGGCCGAACTGCCGTCCTGCCGCACCATGATCGTGACCGGTCACGGGCGCCCCGGTCACCTCAAGCGGGCCCTTTCGGCAGGGGTGCGGGGCTTCGTGCCGAAGACCGTCAGCGCCCGGCGGCTCGCCGAGATCATCCGTTCCGTGCATGCCGGAAACCGTTATGTGGACCCGGAGTTGGCGGCCGACGCGATCTCCGCGGGGGACTCGCCGCTGACCGTGCGTGAGGCCGAGGTGCTCGCGTTCGCGGCCGACGGGGCGCCCGTCGCGGAGATCGCCGAGCGGGCCGCCCTGTCCCAGGGGACGGTGCGCAACTACCTCTCGTCGGCCGCCGCCAAGCTGGGGGCCGAGAACCGTCATACGGCCGTGCGTCTCGCGCGCGAGCGAGGTTGGGTATAG
- a CDS encoding ABC transporter permease: MSTTTLDAVGSPARPKERPTTSAAGRMKALARAELTLLGRNKSTMFTVLLLPSVLTASMYGTVSSIDLAKNGLNAGTVLLPGSLGFALLFALYSPLVGIYVVRREELVLKRLRTGELRDWEILAGAALPAVLIALAQSALLVVGCSLWLHVPPPGSWWLAVVGLLLGIAVMGALATATAAVTRTAEGAQVAVMPMMLLSTAGSGLVVPLDMLPDKVAAVCDALPLTPVIQLIRGAWTGGAGAGDVLRELLVMVVWTLIAVLVVRKRFRWEPRR; the protein is encoded by the coding sequence ATGAGCACCACCACCCTGGACGCGGTCGGCAGCCCTGCGCGGCCGAAGGAGCGGCCGACCACCTCGGCGGCGGGCCGCATGAAGGCGCTGGCACGCGCCGAACTCACCCTGCTGGGCCGCAACAAGTCCACGATGTTCACCGTGCTCCTGCTGCCGAGCGTGCTCACCGCCTCGATGTACGGGACGGTCAGCAGCATCGACTTGGCGAAGAACGGGCTGAACGCGGGAACCGTGCTGTTGCCCGGCTCACTCGGCTTCGCCCTGCTGTTCGCCCTGTACTCACCGCTGGTCGGCATCTATGTCGTACGCCGTGAGGAACTCGTCCTGAAACGGCTGCGCACCGGGGAGCTGCGGGACTGGGAGATCCTCGCGGGGGCGGCGCTGCCCGCCGTGCTCATCGCCCTCGCGCAGTCCGCACTGCTCGTGGTGGGCTGCTCGCTGTGGCTGCACGTGCCGCCGCCCGGGTCGTGGTGGCTCGCGGTCGTCGGGCTCCTGCTCGGCATCGCCGTGATGGGCGCGCTCGCCACGGCGACCGCCGCCGTCACCAGGACCGCCGAGGGCGCCCAGGTCGCGGTGATGCCGATGATGCTGCTCTCGACCGCCGGATCGGGCCTGGTCGTCCCCCTCGACATGCTGCCCGACAAGGTGGCCGCGGTGTGCGACGCGTTGCCGCTGACCCCGGTGATCCAGCTGATCAGGGGCGCCTGGACGGGCGGGGCCGGCGCGGGTGACGTACTGCGCGAGCTGCTCGTCATGGTTGTCTGGACGCTCATCGCGGTACTGGTCGTGCGCAAGCGCTTCCGCTGGGAGCCGCGGCGCTGA
- a CDS encoding N,N-dimethylformamidase beta subunit family domain-containing protein has protein sequence MGVERSEHIRRWESGALAHAVSDPFGQGPLPWLRGSETYFDDTGHVVPWYVDHLPAQHGAPRSSTRGTARVSGPRTADDVRQQIKGFASSGAVAPGEAIDFHITVDPPQQFTVDVYRIGHYGGDGAAKIATSPRLSGIVQPPPLTADRTVSCHHWWQSWRYQVPTHASIGAHVAVLTTADGYRSHIPFTVRDDHPADLLLLLPDITWQAYNLYPEDGRTGASLYHAWDGEGGLLGEEDAAITVSFDRPYAGAGLPLHVGHAYDFIRWAERYGYDLAYADARDLHAGRVDPTRYRGLVFPGHDEYWSAPMRRAVELARDGGTSLVFLSANTMYWQVELGPSPSGVPNRLLTCRKRRGPGRPALWREVAKPEQQLLGIQYAGRVPEPAPMVVRNADHWLWEATGAGDGDEIEGLVAGEADRYYPRTALPEHRDRILLAHSPYQDSEQHTRHQETSLYRAPSGALVFASGTFAWSPALDRPGHVDTRIQRATANLLDRICKRD, from the coding sequence ATGGGGGTGGAACGGTCGGAGCACATCCGGCGCTGGGAGTCCGGTGCCCTGGCGCACGCCGTCTCGGACCCCTTCGGGCAGGGCCCGCTGCCCTGGCTGCGCGGCAGCGAGACGTACTTCGACGACACCGGGCACGTGGTGCCCTGGTACGTCGATCACCTCCCGGCCCAGCACGGCGCCCCGCGCAGCAGCACGCGCGGCACCGCCCGCGTCAGCGGCCCGCGTACCGCCGACGACGTGCGCCAGCAGATCAAGGGGTTCGCCTCCAGCGGGGCCGTCGCGCCCGGTGAGGCCATCGACTTCCACATCACCGTGGACCCCCCGCAGCAGTTCACCGTCGACGTCTACCGGATCGGCCATTACGGAGGCGACGGCGCCGCGAAGATCGCCACCAGCCCCCGGCTCTCCGGGATCGTCCAGCCGCCCCCGCTGACCGCGGACCGTACGGTCTCCTGCCACCACTGGTGGCAGTCCTGGCGCTACCAGGTCCCCACGCACGCCTCGATCGGCGCCCATGTCGCGGTGCTGACCACCGCCGACGGATACCGCTCGCACATCCCGTTCACGGTCCGCGACGACCACCCGGCCGATCTGCTCCTGCTGCTGCCCGACATCACCTGGCAGGCCTACAACCTGTACCCGGAGGACGGCCGCACCGGCGCCAGCCTCTACCACGCCTGGGACGGCGAGGGCGGGCTGCTCGGCGAGGAGGACGCGGCGATCACCGTCTCCTTCGACCGCCCCTACGCGGGCGCGGGCCTGCCCCTGCACGTGGGCCACGCCTACGACTTCATCCGCTGGGCCGAGCGCTACGGCTACGATCTCGCCTACGCCGACGCCCGCGACCTGCACGCCGGCCGGGTGGACCCGACCCGCTACCGCGGCCTCGTCTTCCCCGGCCACGACGAGTACTGGTCGGCCCCGATGCGCCGCGCCGTCGAGCTCGCCCGCGACGGCGGCACCTCGCTGGTCTTCCTGTCCGCCAACACCATGTACTGGCAGGTGGAGTTGGGGCCGTCCCCGTCCGGCGTGCCCAACCGTCTGCTGACCTGCCGCAAGCGCCGCGGCCCCGGCCGCCCCGCGCTGTGGCGCGAGGTGGCCAAGCCCGAGCAGCAGCTCCTGGGCATCCAGTACGCGGGCCGTGTCCCCGAGCCGGCCCCCATGGTCGTGCGCAACGCGGACCACTGGCTGTGGGAGGCGACCGGCGCCGGCGACGGCGACGAGATCGAGGGGCTTGTCGCCGGCGAGGCGGACCGCTACTACCCGCGCACCGCGCTCCCCGAGCACCGGGACCGCATCCTGCTCGCCCACTCGCCGTACCAGGACAGCGAGCAGCACACCCGGCACCAGGAGACGTCCCTGTACCGGGCTCCCTCCGGCGCGCTCGTGTTCGCTTCGGGCACCTTCGCCTGGTCCCCGGCGCTCGACCGGCCCGGCCATGTGGACACCCGCATCCAGCGCGCCACGGCCAACCTCCTCGACCGCATCTGCAAGCGCGACTGA
- a CDS encoding sensor histidine kinase, producing MFGRIHAWHRRHWRDRSRVEKVEFQSRLIWRCTTWFFFLSWEVPFVLQGLRHEPLPLALAAAALVTGAAQAHQGIRSHRAALDQYLGRGTAPRRPLLVSLGLCMASLALVAALYAAHGLNITDLTLITPYLVIPFGMTYSTVTAPWTFLRRFALLALPTVAVFAAAGVRGGRLLALALVVALSGGWILLMARCGAWTLSVMWESDRARETEARLAVAEERLRFGRDMHDVLGRNLAVIALKAELAVQLAQRGRPEAVAQMVEVQRIAQESQKEVRDVVRGYREADLGVEIEGARGVLGAAGIGCDYSGPADGLTVEAQSALGWVVREATTNVLRHGDARNVAINLAVTEHTATLVVENDGVPERPNTTPGFGLAGLRERLSALGGTLEAGPAGDGMFRLTAEVPR from the coding sequence GTGTTCGGCCGGATACACGCATGGCATCGGCGGCACTGGCGTGACCGCAGCAGGGTCGAGAAGGTCGAGTTCCAGAGCCGGCTGATCTGGCGGTGCACGACCTGGTTCTTCTTCCTCAGCTGGGAGGTGCCGTTCGTGCTGCAGGGCCTGCGGCACGAGCCCCTGCCGCTCGCCCTCGCCGCGGCGGCGCTCGTCACCGGCGCGGCCCAGGCCCACCAGGGCATCCGGTCGCACCGCGCAGCCCTCGACCAGTATCTGGGGCGTGGCACCGCGCCGCGCCGCCCGCTCCTGGTGTCCCTCGGGCTCTGTATGGCCTCGCTCGCGCTGGTCGCCGCTCTGTACGCGGCGCACGGCCTCAACATCACCGACCTCACCCTGATCACGCCCTACCTCGTGATCCCGTTCGGGATGACGTACAGCACGGTCACCGCCCCCTGGACATTCCTCAGGCGGTTCGCCCTGCTCGCCCTGCCGACCGTGGCGGTGTTCGCGGCGGCCGGGGTGCGGGGCGGGCGGCTGCTGGCCCTGGCCCTCGTGGTCGCCCTGTCCGGAGGCTGGATCCTGCTGATGGCGCGCTGCGGGGCGTGGACGCTGTCCGTGATGTGGGAGTCCGACCGGGCCCGCGAGACCGAGGCCCGGCTCGCGGTCGCCGAGGAACGGCTGCGCTTCGGCCGCGACATGCACGACGTGCTCGGCCGCAACCTCGCCGTCATCGCGCTCAAGGCCGAGCTCGCCGTCCAGCTCGCCCAGCGCGGCAGGCCCGAGGCGGTGGCACAGATGGTGGAGGTGCAGCGCATCGCCCAGGAATCGCAGAAGGAGGTACGGGACGTGGTGCGCGGATATCGCGAGGCGGACCTCGGCGTGGAGATCGAGGGCGCCCGGGGCGTGCTCGGAGCGGCCGGGATCGGCTGCGACTACAGCGGGCCCGCCGACGGCCTGACCGTCGAGGCGCAGTCGGCGCTCGGCTGGGTGGTGCGCGAGGCCACCACCAATGTGCTGCGGCACGGCGACGCCCGCAACGTGGCGATCAACCTCGCCGTCACCGAGCACACCGCGACCCTGGTCGTCGAGAACGACGGCGTACCGGAACGGCCGAACACCACCCCCGGCTTCGGCCTCGCCGGCCTGCGCGAGCGGCTCTCCGCGCTCGGCGGCACCCTGGAGGCCGGCCCGGCCGGAGACGGAATGTTCCGGCTGACGGCGGAGGTGCCCCGATGA
- a CDS encoding phosphoribosylaminoimidazolesuccinocarboxamide synthase produces MSGFVEKPEPTEVPGLTHLHTGKVRDLYRNEAGDLVMVASDRLSAYDWVLPTEIPDKGRVLTQLSLWWFDLLADLVPHHVISSEVPAGAPADWAGRTLVCKSLTMVPVECVARGYLAGSGLAEYNTSRTVCGLALPEGLDNGSELPAPIFTPATKAAVGEHDENVSYEEVARQVGAETAAQLRQATLAVYGRARDVARERGIILADTKFEFGFAGEELVIADEVLTPDSSRFWPAATWEPGRDQPSYDKQYVRDWLTSAESGWDRTSEQPPPALPQRVVDATRAKYVEAYERLTGTSWA; encoded by the coding sequence GTGTCCGGATTCGTAGAAAAGCCCGAGCCGACCGAGGTTCCGGGCCTGACCCACCTCCACACGGGCAAGGTGCGTGACCTCTATCGGAACGAGGCCGGCGACCTCGTCATGGTCGCCAGCGACCGGCTGTCCGCGTACGACTGGGTGCTGCCCACCGAGATCCCCGACAAGGGCCGGGTGCTGACCCAGTTGTCGCTGTGGTGGTTCGACCTGCTCGCCGACCTGGTCCCCCACCACGTGATCTCCAGCGAGGTACCGGCCGGCGCCCCCGCCGACTGGGCGGGCCGCACCCTGGTGTGCAAGTCGCTCACGATGGTCCCGGTGGAGTGCGTGGCCCGTGGCTACCTCGCGGGCTCCGGGCTCGCCGAGTACAACACCTCCCGTACGGTGTGCGGCCTGGCGCTGCCCGAGGGCCTGGACAACGGCTCCGAGCTGCCCGCGCCGATCTTCACGCCCGCCACCAAGGCCGCCGTCGGCGAGCACGACGAGAACGTGAGCTACGAGGAGGTGGCCCGCCAGGTCGGCGCGGAGACCGCCGCCCAGCTGCGCCAGGCCACCCTCGCCGTCTACGGCCGGGCCCGTGACGTCGCGCGCGAGCGGGGCATCATCCTCGCGGACACCAAGTTCGAGTTCGGCTTCGCGGGCGAGGAGCTGGTCATCGCCGACGAGGTGCTCACCCCGGACTCCTCGCGCTTCTGGCCGGCCGCGACCTGGGAGCCGGGCCGCGACCAGCCCTCCTACGACAAGCAGTACGTCCGTGACTGGCTGACCTCGGCGGAGTCGGGCTGGGACCGCACGAGCGAGCAGCCGCCGCCGGCGCTGCCGCAGCGGGTCGTGGACGCGACCCGGGCCAAGTACGTCGAGGCGTACGAGCGGCTCACCGGCACCAGCTGGGCGTAG